One bacterium genomic window, GTGGACCGAGATTCTCGATGCGCACGGCCGGCTCAAGCCGCGCGCCGCGCTCGCCGAGCAGTTTGCCGCGATCGGACCGGACGGCGACGCCGTCGTCTACTGCGGGTCCGGCGTGACCGCCTGCGCGAATCTTCTCGCGATGGACGAGGCCGGACTCTCGGGCCCGCGCCTGTACCCCGGAAGCTGGAGCGATTGGTGCTCGTATCCTGACAGTCCCGTGGCAACGGGCCCGGAGGAGGGGCGCAAGACATGACGGCTCGCCCGCATGCGTTTCCACCGGTTTTCGACGGTCACAACGACACCGTGCTCAGCATGGTCAAGACGGGACGGTCGTTCTTCGACCGGTCGGACACCGGGCACATCGACCTGCCGCGCGCGAGAGCGGGCGGGCTCGGCGGAGGATTCTTCGCCGTCTACATCGCCGACCCGGTCGTCGCCGCGAGCGTGCGCCCCGGGGCGGGCAGCCTCGAGTCGGCGATGAGCCGCTACGCGGACGAGCGGACGTGGCCTGAGCCGATGCCGCTGGAGTACGCGCAGGCGCAGGCCGTCGACCTGCTCGGGCGGCTGCTGCGCGTCGCCGAGACGTCCCAGGGCCAGGTCGCCGCGGTGCGGACCGCCGGTGAGCTGCAGGCGTGCCTCGACCGCGGGACCTTCGCGATGCTCCTGCATTTCGAGGGCGCCGAGCCGCTCGATCCCGACGGCTACGCGCTGGACACGTTCTACGCCGCCGGGGTCCGCTCGGTCGGCCTCACGCACAGCCGCCGCAATCGCTACTCGACCGGCGTGCCCTTCAAATTCCCCAGCTCACCGGACACCGGCCCCGGGCTCACCGAACTCGGCCGGGCCCTCGTCCGGCAGCTCAACGCCCGCCGCGTGATGATCGATCTCTCCCACCTCAACGAACAGGGATTTTGGGACGTCGCGAAGATCTCGAACGCCCCGCTCGTGTGCACGCACTCGAACGCGCACGTGCTCAGCGCGACTCCCCGGAACCTCACCGACCGGCAGATGGACGCGATCAAGGACAGCGGCGGCATCGCCGGGCTCAACTTCCACGTCGGCTTCCTGCGGGAGGACGGCGGACGCAGCGCCGACACGCCGATCGCCCGCATGGTCGACCACATCGAGTACATGGTCGAGCGTATGGGCATCGATCACGTCGGCCTGGGCTCGGACTTCGACGGCGCCACGATGCCGGCC contains:
- a CDS encoding rhodanese-like domain-containing protein yields the protein ARAEVRRRAAPAGQTAGAGGGPGRIRLVDSRAAERYRGEVEPLDPVAGHIPGAVNLPWTEILDAHGRLKPRAALAEQFAAIGPDGDAVVYCGSGVTACANLLAMDEAGLSGPRLYPGSWSDWCSYPDSPVATGPEEGRKT
- a CDS encoding dipeptidase; amino-acid sequence: MTARPHAFPPVFDGHNDTVLSMVKTGRSFFDRSDTGHIDLPRARAGGLGGGFFAVYIADPVVAASVRPGAGSLESAMSRYADERTWPEPMPLEYAQAQAVDLLGRLLRVAETSQGQVAAVRTAGELQACLDRGTFAMLLHFEGAEPLDPDGYALDTFYAAGVRSVGLTHSRRNRYSTGVPFKFPSSPDTGPGLTELGRALVRQLNARRVMIDLSHLNEQGFWDVAKISNAPLVCTHSNAHVLSATPRNLTDRQMDAIKDSGGIAGLNFHVGFLREDGGRSADTPIARMVDHIEYMVERMGIDHVGLGSDFDGATMPAELKDAAGLPRLMAALEARGHTEADLRKLAHGNWVRVLRETWGA